The DNA region ATTCGGCGGTGGGAACGCCGTATTTGGCGCAGAGGTCCTTCATCAGGGTTTTGGACCCCTCGATCGCGGCGGCGGCCCCCGAGGGGCCGAACACGGCGATGCCGGCGTCGGTCAGGCGGTCGGCGAGGCCCGCGACCAACGGCGCTTCCGGCCCGACCACGACGAAGTCGATGGCCCGCTCGCGCGCGAACGCGACCAGGCCGTCGAGATCCTCGGTCGCGATTTCGACGCATTCGGCGAGCTTGCCGATGCCGGGGTTGCCGGGCGCGCAAAAGAGCTTGGCACAGCGGGGCGACTTGGCGATCGCCCAGCAAAGCGCGTGTTCGCGCCCGCCGCCGCCGATCACCAAAACCTTCATCGTCCGCTTCCCATGAAAATCGACCCCGAAATTTCCCCCAAAATTGCCCCCAAAATTGACGGGCGCATCCGCCGTCCCTCATACTGGCCGCATGGTTCGCAACTTAGCGACTCCCGCCGGACCCGACAACCTTCCGATTTTTTCGGTCAGCGAGATCGCGGGCGCGATCAAGGCCGCGGTCGAGGGGGCTTTTCCCCTGGTCCGCGTGCGCGGCGAAATTTCCGGCTTCAAGCGCGCGGCCAGCGGCCACGTCTATTTCGCGCTCAAGGACGAAGACGCGGTCTTGAACGCGGTCGCCTGGCGGGGCGCCGCCGGCCGGCTCGGGATCGAGCCCGAGGACGGCATGGACGTGATCGCCACCGGCCGCGTCACCACCTATCCCGGCCGCTCGCAGTATCAACTGGTGGTCGAGCGGCTCGAACTCGCGGGCCAGGGCGCGCTCTTGAAGCTGCTCGAGGAACGCAAGAAGAAACTCGCCGCCGAGGGCCTGTTCGCCGCCGAACGCAAGAAAAAAATTCCCTATCTGCCCGAGGTGATCGGCGTCGTCACCTCGCCGACCGGCGCGGTGATCCGCGACATCCTGCACCGCCTGGAGGAACGCTTCCCGCGCCGGGTGCTGCTGTGGCCGGTGCGCGTCCAGGGCGAAGGCGCGGCCGAGGAAATCGCCGCCGCGATCGAGGGCTTCAACCGCCTGCCGGCGGACGGGCCGATCCCGCGCCCCGATAGGGGCGCACCATATGACGCGCGGCGGGATTCGCCGCCGCGCCCGGACGTGCTCATCGTCGCGCGCGGCGGCGGCAGCATCGAGGACCTGTGGGCGTTCAACGAGGAAATCGTCGCGCGCGCGGCCGCCGCGAGCGCGATCCCGCTGATTTCCGCCGTCGGCCACGAAACCGACACCACCTTGATCGATTACGCCGCGTCCTTGCGCGCGCCGACCCCGACCGCGGCGGCGGAAATGGCGGTGCCGGTGCGCGCCGAACTCCTCCAGCGCGTCGGCGAAAACGCCAACCGCCTGGTCGCGGCGGTCGAGCGCCTGACGGCGGAGCGGGCGACGCGCCTCGCCGATCTCGCCCGCGCGCTGTCGCGTCTTCCCGCCTTGGTGGAAGAACGCGCCCAGCGCCTCGACGAATGGTCCGAACGGCTTTCGCACGGCCTCCGCGTCGGGCTCGAGCGGCAAACCGCCCGCTTCCGGGAATTGGCCGCGCGGCTCGCGAGCCCGGCCGAGCGCGTGGCACGCGCCGAAGGCCTGCTGACGGCGGAGGTGCGCGCCCTCAAATCCGCGACCCAGGCCGTGTTCAAAGCCGCCGACGCCCGGCTCGCGCAGGCGGGCGCGCTGCTCGAAAGCGTGTCCTACCGCAGCGTGCTCAAACGCGGCTACGCGGTCGTGCGCCGCGACGGCGGTCCCGCCGTGGCCGCCGCGGCCGCGATCCGCAAGAATGAGCGATTGACGCTCGAATTCCACGACGGCCGGGCCGAGGCGGTCGCCACTTCCGGCGGCGGCACACCGGAACCGAAGGCGCCCGCGTCGAACGGCGGGCGCCAGGGCGAATTGTTGTGAGACCGCTTCGCGCGGGCGTTCTGATGTTGGCTTTGGGCTGCGTCGCGCCCGGCATCGCGGCGGCGCTCGAACTGCAGGGACCGGCGACCCAGGGCGGCTTGCTCGTCGGCCGCGTCGATTCGGGCGCCCGCGTCAGCCTCGACGGACGCGCGGTCCGCGTCGCGCCGGACGGACGGTTCCTGATCGGTTTCGGCCGCGACCACGCCCCAAGCGCGCGGCTGACGGTGACCGGCGCCGACGGCCGCGTCACCCACCGCGCCCTCGCCATCGCCCAGCGCCGCTACGATATCCAGCGCATCGACGGCCTGCCGCCCCGGATGGTGACGCCGGACGCCGAGACGCTGCGCCGCATCGAGGACGACCGCGCGCAAATCCGCGCCGTGCGCGCGATCGAAACGCCCGAACTGCTGTTCGGCGCGCGGTTCGCGTGGCCGGCGGCGGGACCGGTCTCGGGCGTGTTCGGCAGCCAGCGCGTGCTCAACGGCGAACCGCGCGCGCCGCACCTCGGCCTCGACATCGCCGCGCCCGAGGGCGCGCCGGTGCACGCGGCCGCCGCCGGCCGGGTCGCGCTTGTCCATCAAGACATGGTGCTGACCGGAAAAACTTTGGTGCTCGACCACGGCCACGGGCTGACCACGGTCTACATCCACCTTTCCGACATTCTGGTGCGGCCCGGCGAGCGGGTGGCCGAAGGCGCGCCCATCGGCCGGGTCGGCAAGACCGGGCGCGCCAGCGCCGCGCACCTGCATTGGGGCGTCTATTGGTTCGACGTCGCGCTCGATCCCGGATTGCTGGTCGACGGCTCGCCCGAACCGGCGCGGGCCGAGACGAAAAACTAATCCGACCAACGGTTGTGCAGCCACAACCAGTGGTCGGGACGTTCGCGCACCCAGGTTTCGATAATCGCGTTCATGCGCGCGGTGTTGACGGCGATGTCGGCGTGGCGATCGCCGGTCTTCACCAGTTCCATCGGCGGGCCGATGACCAGGCGAAAATGCGCGCCGTTGGCGCGCTCGACCCGGGCCGGCACCACCGGGCAATCGAAGCGGAGCGCGAGATCGACCAGCGCGCTCGAGGTCATGGCGTCGCGACCGAAGAACGGCGCCGGCACGCCGTCGTTCATCTTCTGGTCGACCATCATGCCGAGGTGATTGCCCGACTTCAGCGATTGCAGCAATGGGCGCACGCTGCCCGGGCCCTTGGGGATCAGCGCGCCCTCGACCGCGGCCCGGCCCAAGCGGTAAAGCCATTCCACCAGCCGGTTGTTGGCGGCGCGATAGATCCGGTCGAGCGGCAGGCCGCGCTGGGTCGCGCCGAGCGAGACGATTTCCCAGTTGCCGAAATGGGCCGAGAAGAAAAAGCCCGGACGACCGTCGTCGCGGAGCGAATCGACCCACTCCGCGCCGATCACCGCGACCGGGCCTTGCGGGTCGTAGACGTCGATTTCGCCCAGGTGCGGAAATTCCGCCGCGACCCTTCCCAGGTTGTCCCACATGGCGCGGATGATGGCGGCGATCTCGACTTCGGATTTTTCGGGAAAGGCGCGCCGCAGGTTGCGCCGCGCGCGTTCGGTCAACGACAGGCGCGGGCCGACGGCGCGGCCGAGCCAACCGCCGACGGCGGACGCGATGTCCAACGGCAGCAACTTGAACGACATATAGAGGGCGACGGCGATCGCCGCCTCGATCGGATGCACGACGAAGCGGCGAAAGGCGTTGGCGAGGCGGGGCGCGCGGATCATCGGGCGGTCGACAGGAACCGGTCGAGGAAGGATTCGAGCGCCGCTTCGTCGTCCCAGAGGAGGGTGGTTGTCAAGACCTCCACTTGCGCCCGCGCCCAGGGCGGCAGGCGCGCGGCGTCCTTGGCCGTGGTCAGCGCCATCGCGCCGAGCCCGGCGGCGCGGCGGAACATATCGGCCAGCTCCGCGTCGGAAAACGCGTGATGATCGGGAAAGGCGAGCGTTTCGCGCACGTCGATGCCGGCTTCGCGCGCGGTGGCGAAGAATTTTTCCGGCCGGCCGATGCCGGCGAAGGCCAACGCCGTCCGGCGCGCGAGCCGGGCGCTTTCCGGCGCGGGCGCGACGCGCGCGCCGAGAACGGCGATATCCGGACGCGCGGCCCGAACGCGGGCCGCGGCGCCGGTTTCGTCGCGGCCGAAAATCGCGACCGCGTCCGCGCGCGCGAGCCCGCCGGCGAGCGGCTCGCGCAAGGGTCCCGCCGGCATGACGCGGCCGTTGCCGAACCCGGTCGCGCCGTCCA from Rhodospirillales bacterium includes:
- the xseA gene encoding exodeoxyribonuclease VII large subunit, with amino-acid sequence MVRNLATPAGPDNLPIFSVSEIAGAIKAAVEGAFPLVRVRGEISGFKRAASGHVYFALKDEDAVLNAVAWRGAAGRLGIEPEDGMDVIATGRVTTYPGRSQYQLVVERLELAGQGALLKLLEERKKKLAAEGLFAAERKKKIPYLPEVIGVVTSPTGAVIRDILHRLEERFPRRVLLWPVRVQGEGAAEEIAAAIEGFNRLPADGPIPRPDRGAPYDARRDSPPRPDVLIVARGGGSIEDLWAFNEEIVARAAAASAIPLISAVGHETDTTLIDYAASLRAPTPTAAAEMAVPVRAELLQRVGENANRLVAAVERLTAERATRLADLARALSRLPALVEERAQRLDEWSERLSHGLRVGLERQTARFRELAARLASPAERVARAEGLLTAEVRALKSATQAVFKAADARLAQAGALLESVSYRSVLKRGYAVVRRDGGPAVAAAAAIRKNERLTLEFHDGRAEAVATSGGGTPEPKAPASNGGRQGELL
- a CDS encoding M23 family metallopeptidase, encoding MLALGCVAPGIAAALELQGPATQGGLLVGRVDSGARVSLDGRAVRVAPDGRFLIGFGRDHAPSARLTVTGADGRVTHRALAIAQRRYDIQRIDGLPPRMVTPDAETLRRIEDDRAQIRAVRAIETPELLFGARFAWPAAGPVSGVFGSQRVLNGEPRAPHLGLDIAAPEGAPVHAAAAGRVALVHQDMVLTGKTLVLDHGHGLTTVYIHLSDILVRPGERVAEGAPIGRVGKTGRASAAHLHWGVYWFDVALDPGLLVDGSPEPARAETKN
- a CDS encoding lauroyl acyltransferase; this encodes MIRAPRLANAFRRFVVHPIEAAIAVALYMSFKLLPLDIASAVGGWLGRAVGPRLSLTERARRNLRRAFPEKSEVEIAAIIRAMWDNLGRVAAEFPHLGEIDVYDPQGPVAVIGAEWVDSLRDDGRPGFFFSAHFGNWEIVSLGATQRGLPLDRIYRAANNRLVEWLYRLGRAAVEGALIPKGPGSVRPLLQSLKSGNHLGMMVDQKMNDGVPAPFFGRDAMTSSALVDLALRFDCPVVPARVERANGAHFRLVIGPPMELVKTGDRHADIAVNTARMNAIIETWVRERPDHWLWLHNRWSD
- a CDS encoding tetraacyldisaccharide 4'-kinase; translation: MRAPEFWTRSEETWPARALAPFAYMWAAVGRMRRAVARPYRAPAKVLCVGNLVAGGAGKTPLALDLVRRILRRGHATHILTRGYGGSLAGPVKADRMMHDARDVGDEALLLARVAPTWVGGDRVASAKMACADGARVLVMDDGFQNPALARDAAILAVDGATGFGNGRVMPAGPLREPLAGGLARADAVAIFGRDETGAAARVRAARPDIAVLGARVAPAPESARLARRTALAFAGIGRPEKFFATAREAGIDVRETLAFPDHHAFSDAELADMFRRAAGLGAMALTTAKDAARLPPWARAQVEVLTTTLLWDDEAALESFLDRFLSTAR